In one window of Procambarus clarkii isolate CNS0578487 chromosome 63, FALCON_Pclarkii_2.0, whole genome shotgun sequence DNA:
- the LOC123769472 gene encoding LOW QUALITY PROTEIN: uncharacterized protein (The sequence of the model RefSeq protein was modified relative to this genomic sequence to represent the inferred CDS: deleted 2 bases in 2 codons), with protein sequence MNSRFEVCSINNSTPGNNNNNNSTNNNSSTINSSSSSSNSSSSNNNNSSNNNSSNNSSTNSSNNNSSNNNSSTNSSSSSSSNSLHRGSSYQSVPPSPATSRTSDLTRNGAVNHWSYALSGQYQQNYYPQYQYQQYQYHQESYYNQQVYHQQQTYYPHHQQYFSQTSYTAPEHQQQYAVGAQQQAGESSQCWECGAAFQDVALLRDHLALFHVHALTYSCRLCPAVFPSQTLLAHHINTCHVVGEPVASLRTSHPVTGHTTAVVPQYQTGAVQFQKQEGSKFVFKEEESHSEVQKVDLWCVHCRINQFSSERDFEAHHLGHVNQRILKVRLKRLTAKELKKAKVVIRRKRGRSNIKLKLKISKVGRGRGRKRREVQIVSEEGMSDNHNSFQEQDGLEAEPQRQEQVDGTEEVSVPEEKEESGGESEGEQEASGLPSEPRDTEQDVEQNLSPGHDDLDAGREQDYEQEEQDSQQDISEQQDQDQEDQDQDQDQDQDQDQDQEEEAGTSQQKETEGDYQQASGSGEQSENSNTGFNSNFGEQDLGFGNAGPSEAPSSTYQPQFESFPTSDWFSEYESGSRIAAAMAGATTAETASESSAWAGGTEGTADPAYSSANTPPEKDSSDIPVNGGESEGDGEDGLFSQAVLGQESPEKNDRQGSFEQLCLNDSYSGQSQDSNEEQSQEQQQDQPQLSPPAEQQQQASGVASDLLSELEYLNNSGQSSQDSQPDSQPGSQQGSQSGQVDGSPHSGGPSPHSAGPATPSHLSSRGSNSGTPTSSGGQPTPPPSDTSFRALATSPITSPTQQSTSPSLHKGPTPPATSPLQSQELSPQSGDQQQAGVPRLTIANNLMAPATSAHMMATTTASQAAVGGMMNRYGTQWSQGAAYSGAGGYGALAGTSMANTNLAGPLRAPLPPSVAMPYRPSPPPRVRGRPPLMGHVGRPPLHQAAHLQPSRGPGRPPTSSILPPPLMPAPGGRGGMMPPLQRMHQTMYPGQRQPSPQQQSGAGKRQLLGAAGHSPSKTARREDINVPSRQKDNECQIIAVANRSDGLPVISNVQGGSTAPGSQHRGSGAPATTESTINLSDSITLSVRASGGKDASRGERSGPEAGAVANLLASRGITVTPAAGERQDGTGGRDDRRLPTAQELNLSSAISVHPPTQREREGGGRERDRDGFAVPQAPPTRGTMSNSTVERPPRPPTVDLTQDIPSSGTQGTRHKCHQCDRSFPTAALLSEHSRVHQQQQQSRMPFKCHLCTAGFSTQKGQQHHYQQFHQLHLSAGDVAIPLVDLRNPVNVQRMAALGIRSFLPLTNLQNRGAGGVVGVPILTLENLRNGHMTLQQWGVSDVLSLGPAKTLNMPR encoded by the exons GTGATCTCACAAGGAACGGTGCAGTGAATCATTGGTCATATGCATTGAGTGGGCAGTACCAGCAGAATTACTACCCACAATACCAGTATCAGCAGTATCAGTACCACCAAGAGTCATACTACAACCAGCAAGTATATCACCAGCAGCAGACATACTATCCACATCATCAACAATATTTTAGTCAGACTTCATACACAGCTCCTGAGCATCAGCAGCAGTACGCTGTAGGTGCACAACAACAAGCTGGGGAAAGCAGCCAATGCTGGGAGTGCGGAGCAGCATTCCAGGATGTGGCACTCCTCCGTGACCACCTGGCACTCTTCCATGTACATGCGCTCACCTACTCTTGCCGTTTATGTCCAGCTGTTTTTCCTAGTCAAACACTCCTTGCCCACCACATCAACACTTGCCATGTGGTAGGTGAACCAGTTGCCTCACTAAGAACTTCACATCCAGTTACTGGACATACAACAGCAGTAGTACCTCAGTATCAAACTGGAGCAGTACAATTCCAGAAGCAAGAAGGATCTAAATTTGTCTTCAAGGAGGAAGAATCTCATAGTGAGGTGCAAAAGGTAGATTTATGGTGTGTTCATTGTAGGATAAATCAGTTTTCCAGTGAAAGAGATTTTGAGGCCCATCATTTGGGCCACGTTAACCAGAGAATCTTAAAGGTGCGACTAAAACGTCTAACTGCAAAAGAACTGAAGAAGGCGAAGGTAGTTATTCGTAGAAAAAGGGGTCGGTCAAATATCAAGCTGAAGCTCAAAATTTCCAAAGTGGGTCGTGGTCGTGGTCGTAAGCGAAGAGAAGTGCAAATTGTCAGCGAAGAGGGCATGAGTGACAACCATAACAGTTTTCAGGAACAAGACGGACTGGAAGCTGAACCTCAAAGGCAGGAACAGGTGGATGGTACAGAAGAGGTTAGTGTACCAGAGGAGAAAGAAGAAAGTGGAGGCGAGAGTGAAGGAGAACAGGAAGCCAGTGGATTGCCCTCAGAGCCCAGGGATACAGAACAAGACGTAGAACAAAATTTATCACCTGGGCATGACGACTTGGATGCTGGCAGAGAGCAGGATTacgagcaggaggagcaggattCTCAGCAAGACATTTCTGAACAGCAAGACCAAGACCAAGAGGACCAAGATCAAGACCAGGACCAAGATCAAGACCAGGACCAAGATCAAGAGGAGGAAGCTGGTACATCACAACAAAAAGAGACAGAGGGAGATTACCAGCAAGCTTCTGGCAGTGGTGAACAAAGTGAAAATAGCAATACTGGGTTCAACTCCAACTTTGGTGAGCAAGATCTTGGATTTGGTAACGCTGGACCAAGTGAAGCCCCATCTTCAACTTACCAACCTCAGTTTGAGTCATTCCCAACCAGTGATTGGTTCAGTGAATACGAATCCGGATCGAGGATAGCTGCAGCAATGGCAGGAGCAACAACTGCAGAAACTGCAAGTGAGAGCAGTGCTTGGGCAGGTGGAACAGAGGGAACAGCTGACCCTGCTTACTCTTCAGCTAACACTCCTCCTGAAAAGGATTCTTCTGATATACCTGTTAATGGTGGCGAGAGCGAGGGCGATGGGGAAGATGGCTTGTTTAGTCAGGCAGTGTTGGGCCAGGAATCCCCAGAAAAGAATGACCGCCAGGGTAGCTTTGAACAGCTGTGTCTTAATGATTCTTACAGTGGCCAGAGTCAAGATAGCAATGAAGAGCAATCACAAGAGCAACAGCAAGATCAACCGCAGCTTTCACCACCAGcggaacagcagcagcaagctTCTGGCGTAGCAAGTGACCTATTATCTGAATTGGAATATTTGAATAATAGTGGTCAGTCTTCACAAGATTCACAACCGGACTCTCAGCCAGGCTCACAGCAGGGATCACAGTCTGGTCAGGTGGATGGGTCACCACATAGTGGAGGCCCTTCTCCTCATAGTGCAGGGCCTGCTACTCCTTCTCACCTTAGCTCTCGGGGCTCCAACTCGGGCACACCCACTTCTTCTGGTGGACAACCAACACCGCCACCTTCTGATACATCTTTTAGAGCATTAGCGACTAGTCCCATTACCAGCCCAACCCAGCAGTCAActtcaccatcactccacaaagGTCCAACTCCACCTGCTACATCACCACTTCAATCACAGGAGCTTTCTCCACAAAGTGGTGACCAACAGCAGGCTGGAGTACCTCGGCTTACAATAGCTAACAATCTCATGGCTCCAGCAACTAGTGCTCACATGATGGCAACAACAACTGCCAGTCAGGCTGCTGTTGGGGGTATGATGAATAGGTATGGTACTCAGTGGTCACAGGGTGCTGCATACAGTGGTGCTGGGGGTTATGGAGCTCTTGCAGGC ACTAGTATGGCAAACACGAATTTAGCAGGTCCTTTGCGCGCCCCTTTGCCCCCAAGTGTTGCAATGCCATATCGACCTAGTCCTCCTCCACGAGTAAGAGGAAGACCACCACTTATGGGTCATGTAGGTCGTCCACCTCTTCATCAAGCAGCCCATTTGCAGCCCTCTCGTGGTCCTGGCCGTCCCCCAACATCATCAATACTTCCACCGCCACTTATGCCAGCACCAGGGGGGCGTGGTGGTATGATGCCTCCTCTACAGCGTATGCATCAAACTATGTACCCAGGTCAAAGACAACCTTCCCCTCAACAACAGAGTGGTGCTGGTAAAAGACAGCTTTTGGGTGCAGCTGGTCACTCTCCAAGCAAAACTGCCCGTCGAGAGGATATCAATGTGCCATCCCGTCAGAAGGATAACGAATGTCAGATCATTGCAGTAGCAAACCGCAGTGATGGACTACCAGTGATATCCAATGTGCAGGGTGGTTCAACTGCTCCTGGTAGCCAGCACCGTGGCTCAGGTGCCCCAGCAACCACAGAGTCGACTATAAACCTCAGTGATTCCATTACACTGAGTGTGCGGGCATCTGGTGGCAAAGATGCATCACGTGGTGAAAGAAGTGGCCCAGAAGCTGGGGCTGTTGCTAATCTTCTGGCATCTCGAGGTATTACCGTTACACCAGCTGCTGGTGAACGACAGGATGGTACTGGGGGAAGAGATGATCGCCGCTTACCTACAGCACAAGAATTGAACTTATCATCAGCCATATCTGTACATCCACCAACCCAAAGAGAACGAGAAGGGGGTGGAAGAGAACGAGATAGAGATGGATTTGCTGTACCACAGGCACCTCCAACTCGAGGAACTATGTCAAATAGTACTGTTGAACGTCCTCCTCGTCCCCCTACTGTAGATTTAACTCAGGATATTCCCTCTTCAGGTACTCAGGGCACTCGTCATAAATGCCACCAGTGTGACCGGTCTTTTCCAACAGCAGCATTACTATCAGAACATAGTCGTGtgcatcaacaacagcaacaatctcGTATGCCTTTCAAATGCCACTTATGTACTGCAGGGTTTTCTACACAAAAGGGTCAGCAACACCATTATCAACAGTTTCACCAGTTACATCTTTCTGCTGGAGATGTGGCTATTCCTTTAGTAGACCTGCGTAATCCTGTTAATGTGCAACGTATGGCAGCCCTTGGAATCCGTTCATTCCTTCCACTGACAAACCTTCAAAACcgcggtgctggtggtgta gttGGTGTCCCTATATTAACTCTGGAAAACCTAAGAAATGGTCATATGACATTACAGCAATGGGGTGTTAGTGATGTTCTTTCCCTTGGCCCTGCAAAGACACTCAATATGCCCAGGTAA